Genomic window (Streptomyces yatensis):
GCCGTCGGCCTGCTGATCGCCTTCGCACGGGCTGAGCCCGGTGCGCGAGCGGCGCTGGCCATGCGGCAGCCTGCTTTGCGGAAGAAGCTGGCTCGGGTGAGACGGAAGACGATGCGACGGCCCGTCAAGAGGCGGCCGTCCGGAGAGCGGTGAATTTCGGTGCATGTCGTACTCGCCGGTGGGGGGACCGCCGGCCACATCGAGCCAGCGCTCGCCCTCGCGGACGCCCTGCGCAGGCAGGACCCCACCGTGGGGATCACGGCGCTCGGAACGGAGCGTGGGCTCGAGACCCGGCTCGTACCGGAGCGTGGCTATGAACTCGGGCTCATCCCGGCCGTACCGCTGCCGCGCAAGCCCACCCCCGAGCTGATCACCGTCCCCGGGCGGCTGCGCGGCACCATCAAGGCCGCCGAGCAGATCCTGGAGCGCACCAAGGCCGACTGTGTCGTCGGCTTCGGCGGCTATGTGGCCCTGCCCGGATACCTGGCGGCCAAGCGGCTCGGAGTGCCGATCGTCGTGCACGAGGCCAACGCCCGTCCCGGGCTGGCCAACAAGATCGGCTCGCGCTACGCCAAGTACGTGGCGGTCTCCACCCCCGACAGCAAGCTCCGCAACGCCCGCTACGTCGGCATCCCGCTGCGCCGCTCCATCGCCACCCTCGACCGGGCGGCGGTCCGCCCCGAGGCCCGCGCGGCCTTCGGGCTCGACCAGAACCTGCCGACGCTGCTGGTCTCCGGCGGTTCGCAGGGCGCGCGGCGGCTCAACGAGGTGGTCCAGGCGGTGGCGCCTTTCCTGCAGCGGGCCGGGATCCAGGTGCTGCACGCGGTCGGTCCGAAAAACGAATTGCCGCATGTGGACAACATGCCCGGAATGCCGCCGTACATCCCGGTATCGTACCTGGACCGGATGGACCTCGCGTATGCCGCGGCCGACATGATGCTCTGCCGCGCGGGCGCGATGACCGTCGCCGAACTGTCCGCCGTCGGGCTCCCGGCCGCCTACGTCCCCCTGCCGATCGGCAACGGCGAACAGCGGCTCAACGCCCAGCCGCTGGTCAAGGAGGGCGGCGGACTGCTGGTCGACGACGCCGAGCTGAGCCCGGAGTGGGTGCAGGGCAATGTGCTCCCGGTGCTCGGCGACCCGCACCGGCTGTACGAGATGTCCCGGCGGGCCGCCGAGTTCGGCCGCAGGGACGCCGACGAGCTGCTGGTCGGCATGGTGTACGAGGCGATCAGCGCACGCCGCCAGGCGTGAGAAGGCAGGGAGCGTGGCCGGACCGTCGACCGCCGAGCGCGGCGCACGAGGGACGACTCCGTCCGGCCCGCCCCCACGCTTCCTCCGGGCGCGCCGCAGGTTCCGGCTGCCCGGCCGCCGCCCCCTGGTGGTGACGGCGGTGGCGGTGACCCTGCTCGGCGCCGGCGCGGTCTGGCTGCTGTACGGCTCGAGCTGGCTGCGGGCCGAGCGGGTGCGGGTCGCCGGTGCCGGGGTCCTCACCGCCGAGGAGGTGCGCTCCGCCGCCGACGTTCCGCTGAACACCCCGATGGTCGCGGTGGACACGGCCGCGATCGAACACCGGTTGCGTGAGCGGCTGCCGCGGATTGCAAAAGTGGACGTATCCCGGTCATGGCCGCACACCATCAGTCTGGTAGTGACAGAACGCAGGCCCGAAGCCATTGTCGAAGAGGGCGGGAAGTTCCATGAAGTGGACGCCGCGGGAGTCCGGTTCTCGACCGTGAGCAAGCGTCCGAAGGGGGTTCCGGTGCTGGAAATGGAGCCGGACCGGTCGCCGAGTTCGCGCCATTTCGGCCCCGCCGGACTGCGTCGCGAGGCGGTCCGGGTGGTCACCCAACTCCCCGAGAAGGTCCGCCAGGACACCCGTTCCCTGCGGGTCCGCTCGTACGATTCGATCACCCTGGAGCTGACCGGAGGCCGTACCATCGCCTGGGGGAGCGGAGAGCGAGGCGAGGCGAAGGCGAAGACACTCACCGCACTGATGAAAGCGCAGCCGGACGCGGACCACTTCGACGTCAGTGCGCCGAGCGCCCCCGCGGTGTCTCGCAGTTGACCTGATAGCGGCAGGCCAGCACCCTGGTTGGCTAGCCCACTGGGTGATCACATAGGGTGAAAAGAAAAGCGGGAGGTTCGGCGTGTTCATTGAACGTGCGCCACTTGTCGACTTAGTGTCCTGTTCCGAAGAGTCCGGGAAACAGAGGCACTGGTAACCCTAAACTTCAGCGTTAGGGTTGGGGTCGGCAATCGGAACCGTCCCATTCGGCATCAGTCGGCGCACCGCGGCAACGGCGGGGTGGCGACACGTAACTCGAGGCGAGAGGCCTTCGACGTGGCAGCACCGCAGAACTACCTCGCAGTCATCAAGGTCGTCGGCATCGGCGGCGGTGGCGTGAATGCCATCAACCGGATGATCGAGGTCGGGCTCAAGGGCGTCGAGTTCATCGCGATCAACACCGATGCGCAGGCCCTGCTGATGAGTGACGCGGACGTCAAACTGGACGTCGGACGTGAGCTCACCCGGGGCCTTGGAGCCGGCGCCAACCCGGATGTCGGCCGTAAGGCCGCCGAGGATCACCGTGAGGAGATCGAGGAGGTCCTCAAGGGGGCCGACATGGTCTTCGTGACCGCGGGCGAGGGCGGTGGCACGGGCACCGGCGGTGCGCCGGTGGTCGCCAATATCGCGCGTTCGCTGGGGGCCCTGACGATCGGTGTGGTCACCCGCCCGTTCACCTTCGAGGGCCGTCGCCGTGCCAATCAGGCCGAGGACGGCATCGCGGGTCTGCGGGACGAGGTCGACACCCTCATCGTGATCCCGAACGACCGGCTGCTGTCCATTTCGGACCGTCAGGTGAGCGTGCTCGACGCGTTCAAGTCGGCCGACCAGGTGCTGCTGTCGGGTGTTCAGGGCATCACCGATCTGATCACCACCCCGGGTCTGATCAACCTCGACTTCGCGGACGTCAAGTCCGTGATGTCCGAGGCCGGATCGGCGCTCATGGGCATCGGCTCGGCCCGCGGCGACGACCGCGCGGTGGCCGCGGCCGAGATGGCGATCTCCTCGCCGCTGCTGGAGGCGTCCATCGACGGCGCCCGGGGCGTGCTGCTCTCCATCTCCGGCGGTTCCGACCTCGGTCTGTTCGAGATCAACGAGGCCGCCCAGCTGGTGAGCGAGGCCGCCCACCCCGAGGCCAACATCATCTTCGGCGCGGTGATCGACGACGCGCTCGGCGACGAGGTCCGGGTCACCGTGATCGCGGCCGGCTTCGACGGCGGTCAGCCGCCCGCCAAGAACCGCGACAAGGTGCTGGGTTCCTACAGCGGCAGCCGCGAGGAGGGATCCGGCAGCTCCGCCGGCCGCCCGTCCGGCCAGGAGAACAGCCGCCCGTCCTTCGGCGGGCTCGGCAGCGTCACCCCGCGCGAGGAGGAGTCCGCCCCGGCGGACCCGGCTCCGGTCGCCGAGGTGCCGCCGCCCCCGGTGCCCACCCCGCACCCCCAGGTCCCGCCGGCCCGTCCGTACCCGGAGAGCCAGGCCGAGGAGCTGGACGTCCCGGACTTCCTGAAGTGAGCCGTCCGGCATGGCTCGACGGCGACCCTGAAGTGAATCAGACGTGATAGCGCAACAGCACGACGCGAGCGGCGCGCACTTCGCCTTCACCGACCGGTGGGGCGGGGTGAGCGCCGCTCCGTATGACGAGCTCAATCTCGGCGGGGCGGTCGGCGACGACCCCCAGGCCGTACGGACCAACCGCGAACTGGCCGCCAAGGCGATGGGCCTGGACCCGGCGGCCGTCGTATGGATGAACCAGGTGCACGGCCGGGATGTCGCGGTGGTCGACGGACCGTGGTCGGACGATGAGATTCCGGCGGTGGACGCGGTGGTGACGCGGCGTCGGGGGCTCGCCCTGGCCGTCCTCACCGCCGACTGCACCCCGGTGCTGCTGGCTGATCCGGTGGCCGGGATCGTCGGCGCCGCCCACGCGGGCCGGCCGGGACTGGTCGCCGGAGTGGTCCCGGCGGTGGTCAGGGCGATGACCGAACAGGGCGCCGAGACCGCCCGGATCGTCGCCCGCACCGGCCCCGCGGTCTGCGGACGCTGCTACGAGGTTCCCGCGGACATGCGCGCCGATGTCGCGCAGAGCGTGCCGGAGGCGTGGGCCGAGACCCGGTGGGGTACCCCGGCGGTGGATGTGGCGGCCGGTGTACGGGCCCAACTGGCCCGTGCCGGTGTGCGGATGGACGAGAAGGATGGACAATCTCACATCTGCACCCTGGAGTCGGCGGACCACTTCTCGTACCGGCGCGAGCACACCACGGGGCGGCTCGCGAGCTACGTCTGGTTGGGCGGCTGAGCTGTGACGGATCGCAAGACGGAACTGGCCGCGAATCTGGCCCGGGTGACGGAACGTATCTCTGCCGCCTGCGCCGAGGCCGGTCGCAAGCGCGAAGAGGTGACCCTGATCGTGGTCACCAAGACCTATCCGGCGAGCGATGTCCGTTTGCTCGCGGAACTCGGCGTACGGCATGTCGCCGAGAACCGCGACCAGGAAGCCGCCCCCAAAGCTGCGGAATGCGCGGATCTGCCGTTGATCTGGCACTTTGTCGGGCAATTGCAGACCAATAAGGTGCGTTCCGTATCCAGTTATGCCGATGTGGTGCAATCTGTCGATCGTAAGCGATTGGTCGACGCGCTCTCCCGTGCGGCTGTGGGGGCCGCGCGGGAGATGGGCGTTCTGATTCAGGTCGCGCTCGACGCGGACTCCGATGAACGGGGAGCGCGCGGGGGCGTGGGACCGGGCGGAGTGGAACGGCTCGCGGAGTCCGTGGCCGAGGCCGAAGGACTCCGGCTCGACGGACTGATGACCGTCGCCCCGCTGGCGGGCCCCTACGAGGGGCGGCCGCGGGCGGCGTTCGACCGGCTGATGGAAATCTCATCCCGCCTGCGCGTGGCTCATCCGGCTGCGAACATGGTCTCGGCGGGGATGAGCTCGGACCTCGAGGAAGCCGTGGCGGCGGGAGCGACACATGTGCGCGTCGGCACTGCGGTACTCGGAGTCCGACCCAGCCTCCGGTAACGTCGCGAAGAAGTCGGACCACAGCAGAAAATATGGTCATTCCCGTCAAAAGGCGGGCTGGCCACGTGGATCCATGGCATCCGGTGGCGGAGCCGATCCACCACAGAGCGGAGGACGCAGAGAATGGCCGGCGCGATGCGCAAGATGGCGGTCTACCTCGGCCTCGTGGAGGACGATGGGTACGACGGCCGGGGATTCGACCCCGACGACGACTTCGAGCCCGAGCCGGAGCCCGAACGGGAGCGGGACCGTCGGCGGCATCAGGTAGTGGAGACCGAACCGCGGCCGGAAAGGGGCGAATCTGTGCGAGTCGTCCACCCTCCCGCACAACGTGAACCGGCTCCTCTTGCGGTGGAAACCGGGCGACCCGCGCGAATTGCCCCCGTGGCATCCATCACACCTGAACGTCAGAACTTGGAGAAGAACGCGCCAGTGATCATGCCCAAGGTTGTGTCCGAGCGGGAGCCGTACCGCATCACCACACTGCACCCCCGGACCTACAACGAGGCCCGTACTATCGGGGAACACTTCCGTGAGGGCACTCCCGTGATCATGAATCTGACGGAGATGGACGACACGGATGCGAAGCGACTTGTCGACTTTGCCGCCGGTCTGGTGTTCGGTCTCCATGGGAGCATTGAGCGGGTGACGCAGAAGGTGTTCCTGTTGTCTCCTGCTAACGTCGATGTCACGGCGGAGGACAAGGCCCGTATCGCAGAGGGCGGGTTCTTCAACCAGAGCTGAGACGCAAAAACGGCAAACCGGCAACACCGAGTCATCCGAGGCCGAAAGGCCGAGTACGAACCAGGGGAGAGGGACGCGCGGGATGGGCATCGCACTACAGGTGATCTACATCGCGCTCTACTGCTACCTGATCGTGCTGATCTTCAGGCTCGTGATGGACTATGTCTTCCAGTTCGCGCGCTCGTGGCAACCCGGTAGGGCGATGGTGGTCATCCTCGAGGCCACCTACACTGTCACCGATCCGCCACTCAAGCTGCTGCGGCGGTTCATTCCGCCGCTGCGTCTCGGGGGTGTGGCGCTCGACCTGTCCTTCTTCGTGCTGATGATCATCGTCTGGATCCTGATCACCGTCGTGAGCAATTTTGCGAGCAGGGTGTGAACGATACGGTCTTGCCGATTGCCGACGACTACGTTGAGGTGAAGTAGAGATGCCGTTGACCCCCGAGGACGTGCGGAACAAGCAGTTCACGACCGTCCGCCTCCGAGAAGGCTATGACGAGGACGAGGTCGATGCCTTCCTCGACGAGGTCGAAGCCGAACTGACCCGGCTGCTACGGGAGAACGAGGACCTGCGCGCCAAGCTGGCCGCGGCGACCCGTGCCGCCGCCCAGAGTCAGCAACAAGGTATGCGCAAGCCTCCCGAACAGCAGGAGAGGCCCGGCGCACCTGTGCCCGCCGCCATATCCGGACCGCAGCCGGTGCCGCCCGGCCAGCAGCAGATGGGTGGTCCGCCCCAACTCCCGGGCGGAGCCCCGCAGCTGCCGGCGGGTCCGATGGGCCAGAACGGCCCCGGACCGATGCAGCAGGGCGGACCCGGTCCGATGCAGCAGGGCGGGCCTGGCCCGATGCAGCAGGGCGGACCCGGCCCCATGGGTCAGAACGGTCCGATGGGCCAGAACGGCCCCATGGGTCCCGGCGGTCCCATGGGTGGCCCGATGGGCGGTCCCGGTGGTCCTGGCGGCCCCGGCGGCCCGCAGCTGCCCCAGCCGGGCCAGGGCCCGGGCGGCGACAGCGCCGCACGCGTGCTCTCGCTCGCGCAGCAGACCGCCGACCAGGCGATCGCGGAGGCCCGTTCCGAGGCCAACAAGATCGTCGGCGAGGCCCGTAGCCGCGCCGAGGGCCTGGAGCGGGACGCCCGCGCCAAGGCCGACGCGCTGGAGCGGGACGCGCAGGAGAAGCACCGTGTCGCGATGGGTTCCTTGGAGTCCGCTCGTGCCACGCTCGAGCGCAAGGTCGAGGATCTGCGCGGCTTCGAGCGCGAGTACCGCACGCGGCTGAAGTCGTACCTGGAGAGCCAGCTGCGCCAGCTGGAGAACCAGGCCGACGACTCGCTCGCCCCGCCGCGTACCCCGGCGACCGCTTCGCTGCCGCCGTCCCCGTCGATGAGCGGTTCCATGGCCTCGGCCGGCGCCGGCTCGATGGGCGGCCACACCATGGGTGGCAACCAGACCATGGGCGGCCACAACCAGAACGGCGGAGCGCCGTCCTACGGTGGGCAGCAGCAGATGTCTCCCGCGATGACCCAGCCGATGGCACCGGTGCGGCCGCAGAGTCCGCAGCCGATGCAGCAGGCGCCGAGCCCGATGCGGGGCTTCCTCATCGACGAGGACGACAACTGACGCGGGCCGCGTAGCGCGGAGCGTTCGGCAATCACAAGGGCCGGGCCCGGGAGCATTGAGCTCCCGGGCCCGGCCCTTTGCCGTGCGGGTGGGGTGGCGACCCCGGACGCCCTTCGGGCGTGTCTCAAGCGCCGGACGGGCTGATTCCAGCCCGTCCGGCGCTTGAGGACCGGGGTCCCGGGCGGGCCCCCGGTACGGGAACCCTCGCCCGAGCGTTACGCCTTGCGGAGGCGGAACGTCAGGCCCAGGGGGGCGTCCTCGAAGGGCGTGCCGTACGCGGAGTCGGCCTCGCCCGCGGCGAAGTCGGTCGCGAGGACCTCATCCGCGATCAGCCCCGCGTGATCCGTCAGCGCCTGCCGCAGCTCCTCGTCCGCCGTCTCCCACCGCAGCGCGATCCGGTCGGCCACGTCCAGCCCGCTGTTCTTACGGGCCTCCTGGATCAGCCGGATCGCGTCACGGGCGAGACCCGCGCGGCGCAGCTCCGGGGTGATCTCCAGGTCGAGGGCGACCGTGGCGCCCGCGTCGGAGGCGACCGACCAGCCCTCGCGCGGGGTCTCGGTGATGATGACCTCGTCGGGGGAGAGGGCCACCGTCTCGCCGTCCACCACGACCGACGCGTTCCCCTCGCGCAGCGCGACCGACAGCGCGGCCGCGTCCGCCTCCGCGATCGCCTTGGCGACCGGCTGGGTGCCCTTGCCGAACCGCTTGCCCAGGGCGCGGAAGTTGGCCTTCGCCGTGGTGTCGACCAGCGAGCCGCCGACCTCGCTCAGCGAGGCGAGCGAGGAGACGTTCAGCTCCTCCTCGATCTGGGCGCGCAGTTCGGCGCCCAGGGTTTCGAAGCCGGCCGCCGCGACCAGCGCGCGCGAGAGCGGCTGGCGCGTCTTCACACCGGACTCCGCCCGGGTCGCGCGCCCCAGCTCCACCAGGCGCCGCACCAGCGCCATCTGGGCCGAGAGGGCCGGGTCGATCATCGACCGGTCCGGCTTCGGCCAGCTGGTCAGGTGCACGGAGGCGGGGGCCTCCGGGACCACCGGGACGACCAGGTCCTGCCAGACCCGCTCGGTGATGAAGGGCACCAGGGGCGCCATCAGCCGGGTGACGGTCTCGATGACATCGTGCAGGGTGCGCAGCGCGGCGGCGTCGCCCTGCCAGAAGCGGCGGCGGGAGCGGCGCACGTACCAGTTGGACAGATCGTCGACGAAGGCCGACAGCAGCTTTCCGGCGCGCTGGGTGTCGTACGCCTCCAGGGACTCGGTGACCTGCTCGGTGAGCGTGCCCAGCTCGCCCAGCAGCCAGCGGTCCAGCAGCGGCCGCTCGGCCGGGGCCGGGTCGGCCGCGGACGGCGCCCAGCCCGAGGTGCGGGCGTACAGCGCCTGGAAGGCGACCGTGTTCCAGTAGGTGAGCAGCGTCTTGCGCACGACCTCCTGGATGGTGCCGTGGCCCACCCGCCGGGCCGCCCACGGCGAGCCGCCCGCGGCCATGAACCAGCGCACCGCGTCCGCGCCGTGCTGATCCATCAGCGGGATCGGCTGAAGGATGTTGCCCAGGTGCTTGGACATCTTGCGGCCGTCCTCGGCCAGGATGTGACCGAGGCAGACCACGTTCTCGTACGAGGACTTGTCGAAGACGAGCGTGCCGACCGCCATCAGCGTGTAGAACCAGCCGCGGGTCTGGTCGATGGCCTCGGAGATGAACTGCGCCGGGTAGCGGCTCTCGAAGAGCTCCTTGTTCCGGTACGGGTAGCCGTACTGCGCGAACGGCATCGAGCCCGAGTCGTACCAGGCGTCGATCACCTCGGGCACCCGCTCGGCCGTCAGCGAGCAGCCGTCGGCGGTGCAGGTGAAGGTGATGTCGTCGATGTACGGGCGGTGCGGGTCCAGACCGCTCTGGTCGGTGCCGGTCAGCTCGGAGAGCTCGGCGAGGGAGCCGACGCAGGTGAGATGGGACTCGGCGCAGCGCCAGATGGGCAGCGGGGTGCCCCAGTAGCGGTTGCGCGACAGCGCCCAGTCGATGTTGTTATTGAGCCAGTCGCCATAGCGCCCGGTCTTGACCGATTCGGGATACCAGTTGGTCTTCTCGTTCTCCCGCAACAGCGCGTCCTTGATCGCGGTGGTGCGGATGTACCAGGACGGCTGGGCGTAGTAGAGCAGCGCGGTGTGGCAGCGCCAGCAGTGCGGGTAGCTGTGCTCGTACGGCACATGCCGGAACAGCAGCCCGCGCTCCTTCAAGTCCGCCGTGAGCGCCTCGTCGGCCTTCTTGAAGAACTGGCCGCCGATCAGGTCGAGACCCTCTTCGAAGGTGCCGTCGGGGCGGACCGGGTTGACCACCGGCAGGCCGTAGGCACGGCAGGTCAGCAGGTCGTCCTCGCCGAAGGCGGGGGACTGGTGGACCAGACCGGTGCCGTCCTCGGTCGTCACATAGTCGGCGTTGACGACGTAGTGCGCGTCGGGGATCTCCACCAGCTCGAAGGGGCGCCGATAGGTCCAGCGCTCCATCTCGGCCCCGGTGAAGGATTCCCCGGTGACGGTCCAGCCCTCGCCGAGCGCCTGCCCGACCAGCGGCTCGGCGACGACCAGCTTCTCCTCGCCGTTGGTGGCGACCACATAGCGCACCTGCGGATGCGCGGCCACGGCGGTGTTGGAGACCAGGGTCCACGGCGTGGTCGTCCACACCAGCAGCGCCGCCTCGCCCGCCAGCGGGCCCGAGGTCAGCGGGAAGCGGACGAAGACCGAGGGGTCGACGACCGTCTCGTAGCCCTGGGCCAGCTCGTGGTCGGACAGCCCGGTGCCGCAGCGCGGGCACCAGGGGGCGACCCGGTGGTCCTGGACCAGCAGCCCCTTGTTGAAGATCTCCTTCAGGGACCACCACACCGACTCGATATAGCCGGGGTTCATGGTCCAGTAGGCGCCGTCGAGGTCGGTCCAGAAGCCCATCCGCGTGGTGAGCTCGGCGAAGGCGTCGGTGTGCCGGGTGACGGACTCCCGGCACTTGGCGTTGAACTCGGCGATGCCGTACGCCTCGATGTCCTTCTTGCCGTTGAAGCCCAGCTCCTTCTCGACCGCCAGCTCGACCGGCAGGCCGTGGCAGTCCCAGCCCGCCTTGCGGTCGACGTGGTAGCCCCGCATGGTGCGGAAGCGCGGGAAGACGTCCTTGAAGACGCGGGCCTCGATGTGGTGGGCGCCCGGCATGCCGTTCGCGGTCGGGGGGCCCTCGTAGAAGACCCACTCGGGCCGCCCCTCGGACTGCTCGAGACTACGGGAGAAGATCTTGTTCTCCCGCCAGAAGTCGAGCACGGCGTGCTCGAGGGCGGGCAGGTCGACCTGGGCGGGCACCTGGCGGTACTGCGGCGTCATCGGGGCTCTTCTTCCTCCGGCGGACACGTGCTCTTCCGTTTCCGTCGGAGGGACGAGAGCCGTGCGCTCCCGCGGTACCACCCTCCTTGACCGGCAGCTGGTCGGCTCCCGGCCCCCTCATTGGGATCGCGATGCCGGTTCTACTGACCCAGTGCGGGCGTTCTTCCGGCGGCTCCGGGGTGATCCTTCACATCGCGCTCGCCCCCGGGCTCACACCGTCCCCGGGTCGCTCTGGGCCGCCTACGACGCTACTCGTCCCCATCCACGCCTCTCGCTGCGCCCCAGTGTACGGGGCCGGGGGGACAGGGGCCGACCGAATGCCGCACTGCGCCGAGTGGGGGACGGCCGGCTCCGGGGATTGGCCCGAATGCCGATACGCCGGGTGTCGTGGCCACGGCCGTCACACTCGGTCACCGGTGGGTGCCGGATTCCGGACGGATTACCGGACGCGGTGTGGGGCACAAAGGTGGGGACCGGGTTGTCGTACGGGCAAGCCGGGCGAATCGGGCGGCGTGCCCCGTTGCCGCCCGCCCGGAGTCGATTTATCGTTCCGGAACGATTCGCGCGCAAGATCACAATATGTGAAGGGGCCGCGGCCATGGTGGCGAGAAAGACCGCCGTGCAGAAGAGCACGGCGAAGGCGACGAAGGCCGCGCCCGGCAAGAAGAGCGCCTCGGGCAAGAAGGCCGTCAACAACAAGACCGCGGCCCCCGCCGGAGCCGCCGCGCAAGGCGCCGCCAAGGCGGCCAGGAAGAGCGCCCCGAGGAAGAACTCGGAGACGCCCACCAGGAAGCACGCATCCGCCAAGACGGTCGCGCCGACCGAGGAGGGCGTGACCGGGGAGACCGTGGCCGGGGCCACGGCCGGTAAGACCACGGCCAGGAAGGCCGCGCCCGCCGACAAGGCGGTGCCCGCGAAGAAGACGGGAGCCAGGAAAGTGGTTGCGAAGAAGACTCCGGGTGGTGCGCCGACCGACAAGAAGGCCACGACGACCGCGCCCCCCTTGCCCAAGGCCCGTGCGGCGGGCGCGCCCGTCGACCCCAGCGAGCTCGCCGTCCGCCCGGGCGAGGACCCCTGGTCCGCCGAGGAGGTGGACGAGGCGCGCGCCGGGCTGCTGACCGAGGCCGGCCGGCTGCGCACCGAGATCCTCGCCTCCGAGCAGGCGATCACCGGGCTGATGCGCGACTCCGGCGACGGTGCCGGTGACGACCAGGCCGACACCGGCACCAAGAACATCACGCGCGAGCACGAGATGGCCCTGGCCGGAAACGCCCGCGAGATGCTGCTGCAGACCGAGCGGGCCCTGGACCGGCTGGACACCGGCACCTACGGCCTGTGCGAGAACTGCGGCAATGCGATCGGCAAGGCCCGGATGCAGGCGTTCCCCAGGGCCACGCTGTGCGTCGAGTGCAAGCAGCGCCAGGAGCGGCGCTGACGCCCGTACGCATGTGCCGTACCCTCGTCCCTCACAGGGGGAGACTGGCCCGGACGAGTTGAGGGACTCACGTGACAGAGGCGGAGCAGGCCATCGGTACGCCGGATGCGGGGAAGGCAGAGGAGGGTGCCGGGACCAGCGCTGCCGGAGCCGATGAGGCCGTGGCGGGCAGGGGGAAGCGGCGCGTCGGCGTGCTCCTTACGGTCGCGGCGCTGGCCTATGTGATCGACCTGGTCAGCAAGCTGGCCGTGGTCGCGAAGCTGGAGCACCACGCTCCGGTCGAGGTGATCGGCACCTGGCTGCAGTTCGAGGTGATCCGCAACCGGGGGGCGGCCTTCGGCTTCGGCGAGGCCATGACCATCGTCTTCACGGTGATCGCGGTCGGCGTCATCGTGGTGATCGCGCGGCTGGCCCGCAAGCTCCACAGCCTGCCCTGGGCCGTCGCGCTCGGCCTGCTGCTCGGCGGCGCCTTCGGCAATCTCACCGACCGGATCTTCCGGGCGCCCGGGGACTTCCAGGGGGCGGTCGTGGACTTCATCGCCCCCTCCCACTTCGCGGTCTTCAACCTCGCCGACTCGGCGATCGTCTGCGGCGGCTTCCTGATCGTGATCCTGTCCTTCCGCGGGCTGGACCCGGACGGCACGGTCCACAAGGACTGACCGGCTCCCGGCGGACGGTATCCGACGGGCGTACGAACCGGTGCCCGCGGTCCGGCATACTCGTCGGGTGAGTACGATTCCCGAGATCCGCACCCTGCCCGTACCGGACGGTCTGGAGGGCGAGCGCGTCGACGCCGCGATCGCCCGCATGTTCGGCTTCTCCCGGACCAAGGCGGCCGAGCTGGCCGCCGCCGGAAAGGTGCAGCTCGACGGCAGCGTCGCCGGGAAGTCCGACCGGGTCTCCGGGGGTGCCTGGCTCGAGGTCGAGATGCCGCAGGCCGCGCCGCCGGTGCGGGTCGTCGCCGAGCCCGTCGAGGGCATGGAGATCGTGCACGACGACGAGGACATCGTGGTCGTCTCCAAGCCGGTCGGCGTCGCCGCCCACCCCAGCCCCGGCTGGACCGGCCCCACCGTGATCGGCGGTCTCGCGGCCGCCGGCTTTCGCGTCTCCACCTCGGGCGCCGCCGAGCGCCAGGGGATCGTGCACCGGCTGGACGTCGGCACCTCCGGGCTCATGGTCGTCGCCAAGTCCGAGCTGGCGTACTCCGTGCTCAAGCAGGCCTTCCGCGAGCGCACCGTGGACAAGCGCTACCACGCGCTGGTCCAGGGCCACCCGGACCCGCTGAGCGGCACCATCGACGCCCCGATCGGGCGCCATCCGCAGCACGACTACAAGTGGGCGGTGACGGCGGACGGCAAGCCGAGCGTCACCCACTACGACCTCATCGAGGCGTTCCGGGCCGCGAGCCTGCTGGACATCAAGCTGGAGACCGGCCGCACCCACCAGATCCGGGTGCATATGGCGGCCCACCGCCACCCCTGCGTCGGCGACCTCACCTACGGCGCGGACCCGACGCTCGCCAAGCGGCTGAAGCTGACCCGGCAGTGGCTGCACGCCATGCGGCTCGGCTTCGAGCACCCCGCGCACGGCCAGTGGGTCGAGTTCGAGAGCGCCTACCCGGACGATCTGCGCGGGGCGCTGGACATCGTGAGGGCCGAGAGCGCGTGATCGAGGTCGTGACCGACGGGGACCTGTCCGGCTGCTTCGCGGTCCGCCGGGAGGTCTTCGT
Coding sequences:
- a CDS encoding YggT family protein, which encodes MGIALQVIYIALYCYLIVLIFRLVMDYVFQFARSWQPGRAMVVILEATYTVTDPPLKLLRRFIPPLRLGGVALDLSFFVLMIIVWILITVVSNFASRV
- a CDS encoding DivIVA domain-containing protein; translation: MPLTPEDVRNKQFTTVRLREGYDEDEVDAFLDEVEAELTRLLRENEDLRAKLAAATRAAAQSQQQGMRKPPEQQERPGAPVPAAISGPQPVPPGQQQMGGPPQLPGGAPQLPAGPMGQNGPGPMQQGGPGPMQQGGPGPMQQGGPGPMGQNGPMGQNGPMGPGGPMGGPMGGPGGPGGPGGPQLPQPGQGPGGDSAARVLSLAQQTADQAIAEARSEANKIVGEARSRAEGLERDARAKADALERDAQEKHRVAMGSLESARATLERKVEDLRGFEREYRTRLKSYLESQLRQLENQADDSLAPPRTPATASLPPSPSMSGSMASAGAGSMGGHTMGGNQTMGGHNQNGGAPSYGGQQQMSPAMTQPMAPVRPQSPQPMQQAPSPMRGFLIDEDDN
- the ileS gene encoding isoleucine--tRNA ligase, whose protein sequence is MTPQYRQVPAQVDLPALEHAVLDFWRENKIFSRSLEQSEGRPEWVFYEGPPTANGMPGAHHIEARVFKDVFPRFRTMRGYHVDRKAGWDCHGLPVELAVEKELGFNGKKDIEAYGIAEFNAKCRESVTRHTDAFAELTTRMGFWTDLDGAYWTMNPGYIESVWWSLKEIFNKGLLVQDHRVAPWCPRCGTGLSDHELAQGYETVVDPSVFVRFPLTSGPLAGEAALLVWTTTPWTLVSNTAVAAHPQVRYVVATNGEEKLVVAEPLVGQALGEGWTVTGESFTGAEMERWTYRRPFELVEIPDAHYVVNADYVTTEDGTGLVHQSPAFGEDDLLTCRAYGLPVVNPVRPDGTFEEGLDLIGGQFFKKADEALTADLKERGLLFRHVPYEHSYPHCWRCHTALLYYAQPSWYIRTTAIKDALLRENEKTNWYPESVKTGRYGDWLNNNIDWALSRNRYWGTPLPIWRCAESHLTCVGSLAELSELTGTDQSGLDPHRPYIDDITFTCTADGCSLTAERVPEVIDAWYDSGSMPFAQYGYPYRNKELFESRYPAQFISEAIDQTRGWFYTLMAVGTLVFDKSSYENVVCLGHILAEDGRKMSKHLGNILQPIPLMDQHGADAVRWFMAAGGSPWAARRVGHGTIQEVVRKTLLTYWNTVAFQALYARTSGWAPSAADPAPAERPLLDRWLLGELGTLTEQVTESLEAYDTQRAGKLLSAFVDDLSNWYVRRSRRRFWQGDAAALRTLHDVIETVTRLMAPLVPFITERVWQDLVVPVVPEAPASVHLTSWPKPDRSMIDPALSAQMALVRRLVELGRATRAESGVKTRQPLSRALVAAAGFETLGAELRAQIEEELNVSSLASLSEVGGSLVDTTAKANFRALGKRFGKGTQPVAKAIAEADAAALSVALREGNASVVVDGETVALSPDEVIITETPREGWSVASDAGATVALDLEITPELRRAGLARDAIRLIQEARKNSGLDVADRIALRWETADEELRQALTDHAGLIADEVLATDFAAGEADSAYGTPFEDAPLGLTFRLRKA
- a CDS encoding TraR/DksA family transcriptional regulator, translated to MVARKTAVQKSTAKATKAAPGKKSASGKKAVNNKTAAPAGAAAQGAAKAARKSAPRKNSETPTRKHASAKTVAPTEEGVTGETVAGATAGKTTARKAAPADKAVPAKKTGARKVVAKKTPGGAPTDKKATTTAPPLPKARAAGAPVDPSELAVRPGEDPWSAEEVDEARAGLLTEAGRLRTEILASEQAITGLMRDSGDGAGDDQADTGTKNITREHEMALAGNAREMLLQTERALDRLDTGTYGLCENCGNAIGKARMQAFPRATLCVECKQRQERR